A window of the Ogataea parapolymorpha DL-1 chromosome V, whole genome shotgun sequence genome harbors these coding sequences:
- a CDS encoding DNA topoisomerase 2-associated protein PAT1: MSFFGFDPSGPPSSGEKDQKLDTLDFEETYEGLGEQDEDAFNDETFGADVKEIGSNFDFTGGLKPASKPQTVNPNLSYAKAAQVDQVIAPMASLWNEEAKTADSASSQPASEQRVLSLEEIEAKLRQPQQQVPQMPQMNPYMYQQQQQLLVAAMASGQFPNPAAAAQALAQGYFPPFQPGVMPFMPFQAQQMMQQGALGQGQQPQQVQPPPAGLQVPQVPQVPQSAPAPVQQQQQQQQQQPALQAPQALQSPPVLNAASPPPHSSQPVPQAVEQKVPASASAPSSSATPAPQSVQQVGSSDATGNFPPLGYDEKPRKQRPQRQNPENLTQEEREKLWRRQNKVSAIIRCSGFMNPRDKDFVTRVQLSQIVTDDPYNEDFYCQVYRVLNSSVGEDDMSSIAQKYLDQSGHRLGGREKRADVALQRMQQQVSKAVTVAKERGERTGVLAKEGALGKVSVGSGKQPRKQLVINTTGSSDEVVVPKENVYSKSSRAFQLSVIEDIYSQVLKLESLERENQERDSKDLWNALRLNDTIETSSTVVSPFISVLSIDKAMKVFNRLFHFLNPEQKIKLMEAIFANLHNIDVVMKGSYANYVNENYEIPKTEKSKIELFQMTVMKTLVLFVSESDFQQVLRFVALIVKGGNNNVLFLSTTKIGLSLITILVSRLELIKQEFSAGLSPQDLAQWQTIYDHLFQALEGRLATIFPPYLSNDDARKVRNSESKSDDSYIWQFLASLSLAGLLSHQRIIVDEIRNEIFGSMGVSKALKESGDLQGAEKHLSNLNLFLNVMGLKASESDITEL, from the coding sequence ATGTCCTTTTTCGGATTCGATCCATCAGGACCTCCCTCGTCTGGAGAGAAGGACCAGAAACTGGACACGCTCGATTTTGAGGAAACCTATGAGGGCCTCGGAGAGCAAGATGAGGACGCTttcaacgacgagacgTTTGGAGCCGACGTGAAGGAAATCGGGTCCAATTTCGATTTCACAGGCGGTCTGAAGCCTGCCTCGAAACCCCAGACAGTCAATCCAAATTTGTCTTACGCAAAGGCCGCCCAGGTCGACCAGGTGATCGCACCAATGGCCTCTTTGTGGAACGAGGAAGCGAAAACAGCTGACTCTGCGTCCTCGCAGCCAGCTTCAGAACAAAGGGTGTTGTCTCTCGAAGAGATCGAAGCTAAGCTCCGtcaacctcaacaacaagtGCCCCAGATGCCTCAGATGAACCCTTACATGtatcagcagcaacagcaacttTTGGTTGCGGCCATGGCCTCCGGACAGTTCCCTAACCCTGCAGCCGCTGCCCAAGCATTGGCCCAAGGCTACTTCCCTCCGTTCCAGCCAGGAGTTATGCCTTTCATGCCGTTCCAAGCACAGCAAATGATGCAGCAGGGCGCTTTGGGTCAAGGACAACAGCCCCAGCAAGTGCAACCACCTCCTGCGGGTCTTCAGGTACCTCAGGTGCCTCAAGTGCCTCAATCGGCTCCCGCTCCAGttcagcaacaacagcaacaacagcaacagcaaccAGCATTACAAGCTCCTCAGGCTCTTCAGTCCCCCCCTGTTCTAAATGCTGCTTCTCCACCTCCTCACTCTTCCCAGCCTGTGCCACAGGCCGTTGAGCAGAAGGTGCCTGCTTCGGCTTCTGCACCTTCCTCATCTGCTACACCAGCTCCCCAGTCTGTCCAACAGGTTGGTTCGAGCGATGCTACGGGAAACTTCCCTCCCCTGGGCTATGATGAAAAGCCACGGAAGCAAAGACCTCAGAGACAAAATCCAGAGAATCTGACACAAGAAGAGAGAGAGAAGCTTTGGAGAAGACAGAACAAAGTGTCAGCAATTATCAGATGTTCTGGATTTATGAACCCAAGAGATAAAGACTTTGTGACCAGGGTTCAGCTCTCTCAGATTGTCACTGACGATCCGTACAATGAGGACTTCTATTGTCAAGTCTACCGAGTGCTGAACTCCTCTGTCGGCGAAGACGATATGAGCTCCATTGCACAGAAATATTTAGACCAGTCTGGACATAGATTGGGAGGCAGGGAGAAGAGGGCCGATGTGGCCCTACAGAGAATGCAACAGCAAGTTTCCAAAGCCGTCACTGTTGCTAAGGAGCGCGGAGAAAGAACCGGAGTGCTTGCAAAGGAAGGTGCTTTGGGTAAAGTGTCTGTTGGCTCCGGCAAACAGCCAAGAAAGCAGTTGGTGATCAATACCACGGGCAGCTCCGACGAGGTTGTTGTTCCAAAGGAGAACGTGTACTCTAAGTCTTCAAGAgctttccagctctctgtgATTGAAGACATCTACTCCCAGGTTTTGAAGCTTGAATCTCTGGAGCGTGAAAACCAAGAGCGGGATTCCAAGGACCTTTGGAACGCTCTTCGTCTCAATGACACAATTGAGACTTCCAGTACTGTCGTTTCTCCATTCATTTCTGTACTGTCTATCGACAAGGCGATGAAAGTGTTTAACAGACTGTTCCATTTCCTCAATCCCGAGCAAAAAATTAAGCTGATGGAGGCGATTTTTGCCAATCTGCATAACATCGACGTGGTCATGAAGGGCTCGTATGCCAACTACGTGAACGAAAACTACGAGATTCCGAAAACAGAAAAGAGTAAGATTGAGCTTTTCCAGATGACCGTCATGAAAACGCTAGTTTTATTTGTTAGCGAATCGGACTTTCAGCAGGTTCTACGGTTTGTGGCTTTAATCGTTAAAGGCGGAAATAACAATGTGCTATTTTTGTCCACGACAAAAATTGGACTCTCGCTGATTACCATACTTGTTTCGCGActggagctgatcaagcAGGAATTTTCTGCCGGACTCAGTCCGCAAGACCTTGCTCAATGGCAGACTATCTACGACCACCTATTCCAAGCATTAGAAGGCAGACTGGCTACTATCTTCCCGCCGTACCTTTCGAACGATGACGCGCGCAAAGTGCGTAATTCCGAGTCGAAGAGCGACGATTCTTACATTTGGCAGTTCTTGGCGTCGCTCTCTCTTGCGGGTCTACTAAGTCATCAAAGAATAATTGTCGATGAAATTAGGAACGAAATCTTTGGCAGCATGGGTGTGAGCAAGGCTCTCAAGGAGTCTGGCGATTTGCAGGGTGCCGAGAAACATCTTTCGAATCTCAATCTGTTCCTGAATGTGATGGGACTGAAAGCCTCGGAATCAGATATCACCGAACTATAA
- a CDS encoding Actin-related protein 2/3 complex subunit 2, whose translation MLQLQPQNLLVEEAISQAFAPDYTPVFLDRIITDFDFTTYHLSTPESKTKLLLSISIKCWNDLVNYGVKELLNSKYSKYPFIQQTQPEYGYDYSLYIDVEQATFSNEDEKQQLIAELSLLKRNCFAAPFLQAFQRYEVLSKEQPVDPNNLYGEDSPNNSNEQVLQLHYRDMESIYIKPSNDRVTVIFSTIFQDDTDKIFSKVFLQEFSDARKRSIQKAPQVINSHQEIPLEIKHLEAANTHNKTYITFVLFPRHLSTEDVKWNSITHIQLFRSYFHYHIKIVKCYLHQRMRFRVNSFTKILNRARRDVDDEEHRSERKTASGRRFEMRA comes from the coding sequence ATGTTACAACTACAACCGCAGAACTTGCTCGTGGAGGAGGCAATTAGCCAGGCGTTTGCTCCGGACTACACGCCAGTGTTTCTGGACAGAATCATCACCGATTTTGATTTCACCACCTACCACTTGTCTACCCCAGAGTCCAAAACAAAACTTCTGCTGTCTATCAGCATCAAGTGCTGGAACGACCTTGTGAACTACGGAGTGAAGGAATTGCTCAACTCAAAGTACTCCAAGTACCCATTCATCCAACAAACACAACCCGAGTATGGTTATGACTACAGTCTTTACATCGATGTCGAGCAGGCGACGTTCTCTaacgaagacgaaaaacagcagctaATTGCCGAGCTTTCCCTTCTGAAGCGCAACTGTTTCGCCGCGCCATTCCTTCAGGCGTTCCAAAGATATGAGGTGCTCTCGAAAGAGCAGCCGGTGGACCCTAACAACTTGTATGGAGAGGATTCTCCCAACAACTCGAACGAACAGGTTCTGCAATTGCACTACAGAGACATGGAGTCCATCTACATCAAACCGTCGAATGATAGAGTGActgtgattttctcgacTATTTTCCAAGACGACACGGACAAGATCTTCTCGAAAGTGTTTTTGCAGGAGTTTAGCGATGCCAGAAAACGTAGCATCCAAAAGGCCCCGCAGGTGATCAACTCGCACCAGGAAATTCCGCTCGAGATTAAACATTTGGAGGCCGCCAACACCCACAACAAAACGTATATCACATTCGTGCTGTTTCCAAGACATCTGAGCACCGAAGACGTGAAGTGGAACTCTATCACTCACATCCAGCTGTTCAGGTCGTACTTCCACTACCAcatcaaaatcgtcaagTGCTACCTGCACCAGAGAATGAGATTCAGGGTGAATAGTTTCACCAAAATCCTTAACAGGGCCCGGAGAGACGTGGACGATGAGGAGCACAGGAGCGAAAGAAAGACCGCGAGCGGAAGACGGTTTGAAATGAGAGCGTGA